A single window of Zea mays cultivar B73 chromosome 10, Zm-B73-REFERENCE-NAM-5.0, whole genome shotgun sequence DNA harbors:
- the LOC100278720 gene encoding Probable pectinesterase/pectinesterase inhibitor 58 → MANRVTVASVIAAVGIVAVIGTMATVTSADDNDGNMLSSVKVSTVCAFTRYPEKCEQSLKHVVSDTSSPEDVFRDALNVALDEVSTAFQRSAHIGKDAQDKLSRNAMDVCKKLLDDATEDLRALARVKPADVVRHVKDLRVWVSGIMTYVYTCADGFEKPELKEAMDKVLQNSTELSSNALAILTRLGDLMPGKAKDLQATLAGAVGHDRRLLGWQIGDAEEVTSGGRGLLDEIVGVANANRKLLSDTLDEITGMSHGANGRRLLSSLGSRISSAQGDDVLARHQLLGVSPDDETDNAARRNLLSTELESIASTSAEANRQLLAAEELPDELAGKRELLSRTLMGIDEAATEAKRQLDEATTENTMSGDHRVLTTGLIGTFDEIQDGRSGVPPSDFPKWLPATQRRLLQQTQKPNTVVAQDGSGDFKTITEAITAVPNTFEGRFVIYVKAGTYKEYVTVPKNMANIFMYGDGPTQTVVTGDKSNAGGFATFASATFSAEGNGFICKSMGFVNTAGPEGHQAVAMHVQGDKSVFYNCRFEGYQDTLYVHANRQFFRDCEVLGTVDFIFGNSAALFQNCLMTVRKPGDSQSNMVTAQGRTDPNMPTGIVLQGCRIVPEQALFPDRLQIATYLGRPWKEYARTVVMESTIGDLIRPEGWAEWMGDLGLKTLYYAEYANTGPGAGTSKRVNWPGYHVIGQADATPFTAGAFIDGASWLQSTGTPNVMGFTKG, encoded by the exons ATGGCCAACAGGGTCACCGTCGCAAGCGTCATCGCCGCGGTGGGCATCGTCGCCGTGATCGGCACCATGGCCACGGTGACCAGCGCCGACGACAACGATGGCAACATGCTCTCCAGCGTGAAGGTCTCCACGGTGTGCGCCTTCACGCGGTACCCGGAGAAGTGCGAGCAGAGCCTCAAGCATGTCGTGAGCGACACCTCCAGCCCGGAGGACGTCTTCCGGGACGCGCTCAACGTGGCGCTGGACGAGGTCTCCACCGCCTTCCAGCGGTCCGCGCACATTGGCAAGGACGCCCAGGACAAACTCAGCAGGAACGCCATGGACGTGTGCAAGAAGCTCCTGGACGACGCCACCGAGGACCTCAGGGCCCTGGCACGGGTCAAGCCCGCGGACGTGGTGCGCCACGTCAAGGACCTCCGGGTCTGGGTCTCCGGTATCATGACCTACGTCTACACCTGCGCCGACGGGTTCGAGAAGCCCGAGCTCAAGGAGGCCATGGACAAGGTGCTGCAGAACTCCACCGAGCTCAGCAGCAACGCGCTCGCTATCCTCACCCGCCTCGGCGATCTCATGCCGGGGAAAGCCAAAGATCTGCAGGCCACCCTGGCGGGTGCTGTGGGGCACGACCGCCGGCTTCTTGGCTGGCAGATAGGCGATGCCGAGGAGGTGACCAGCGGCGGCCGCGGGCTTCTGGACGAGATCGTGGGCGTGGCAAACGCAAACCGGAAGCTCCTGTCGGATACGCTGGACGAGATCACCGGCATGTCCCACGGCGCAAACGGCCGGCGCTTGCTTAGCTCCTTGGGGTCTCGGATTTCCAGCGCCCAGGGAGACGACGTCCTCGCCCGCCACCAGCTGCTGGGCGTGTCGCCCGACGACGAGACCGATAACGCTGCCCGGCGCAACCTTTTGTCCACCGAGCTCGAGAGCATCGCCAGCACGTCCGCCGAGGCAAACCGCCAGCTTCTCGCGGCGGAGGAGCTCCCCGACGAGCTCGCCGGTAAGCGAGAGCTGCTGTCCCGGACGCTCATGGGGATCGACGAGGCGGCcaccgaggccaagcgccagcttgATGAGGCGACGACGGAGAACACCATGTCCGGCGACCACAGGGTACTGACCACGGGCCTCATCGGCACGTTCGATGAGATCCAAGACGGGCGCAGCGGGGTGCCGCCCAGCGACTTCCCCAAGTGGCTGCCGGCCACCCAGCGGAGGCTCCTGCAGCAGACCCAGAAGCCTAACACGGTGGTCGCCCAGGACGGGAGCGGCGACTTCAAGACCATCACCGAGGCCATCACCGCCGTGCCCAACACCTTCGAGGGGCGCTTCGTCATCTACGTGAAGGCCGGCACGTATAAGGAGTACGTCACCGTTCCCAAGAACATGGCCAACATCTTCATGTACGGCGACGGGCCGACACAGACGGTGGTCACCGGCGACAAGAGCAACGCAGGCGGCTTCGCCACCTTCGCCTCAGCCACCTTCT CTGCTGAGGGCAACGGGTTCATCTGCAAGTCGATGGGGTTCGTCAACACGGCGGGGCCGGAGGGGCACCAGGCGGTGGCGATGCACGTGCAGGGCGACAAGTCGGTGTTCTACAACTGCCGGTTCGAGGGGTACCAGGACACGCTGTACGTGCACGCCAACCGGCAGTTCTTCCGCGACTGCGAGGTGCTGGGCACCGTGGACTTCATCTTCGGCAACTCGGCGGCGCTGTTCCAGAACTGCCTCATGACGGTGCGCAAGCCCGGGGACAGCCAGTCCAACATGGTGACGGCGCAAGGGCGGACGGACCCCAACATGCCCACGGGCATCGTGCTCCAGGGCTGCCGCATCGTGCCGGAGCAGGCGCTCTTCCCCGACCGCCTCCAGATCGCCACCTACCTCGGCCGGCCGTGGAAGGAGTACGCGAGGACGGTGGTGATGGAGAGCACCATCGGCGACCTCATCAGGCCGGAAGGGTGGGCGGAGTGGATGGGCGACCTCGGCCTCAAGACGCTCTACTACGCCGAGTACGCCAACACCGGCCCGGGCGCCGGCACCAGCAAGAGGGTCAACTGGCCAGGCTACCACGTCATCGGACAGGCCGACGCCACGCCATTCACCGCCGGCGCCTTCATCGACGGCGCGTCATGGCTGCAGAGCACCGGCACGCCCAACGTCATGGGATTCACCAAAGGGTAA